One genomic region from Sulfurospirillum oryzae encodes:
- the gmhA gene encoding D-sedoheptulose 7-phosphate isomerase — translation MMEMIKREMLSHQLVIAKTIESLQSHIYTASIIATEALKNGHKILLCGNGGSAADAQHIAAELSGRYKSERRGLAGIALTTDTSVLTAVGNDFGFDRIFDRQVEALAREGDVLIGISTSGHSKNVVRALSLARNMGCKTIGLSGRDGGVMNEFCDINIVVPSDDTPRIQEMHIMIGHILCQAVDDALTGK, via the coding sequence ATGATGGAAATGATAAAGCGTGAGATGCTCTCACATCAATTGGTTATCGCTAAAACAATAGAGAGTTTACAAAGTCATATCTATACGGCATCTATTATTGCAACGGAAGCGCTTAAAAATGGGCATAAAATCCTTTTGTGTGGTAATGGCGGTAGTGCCGCAGATGCGCAACACATTGCCGCAGAACTCAGTGGTCGTTACAAGAGCGAGAGGCGAGGGCTTGCAGGGATTGCGTTGACCACTGATACATCGGTTCTTACCGCTGTTGGCAATGACTTTGGATTTGACCGTATTTTTGATCGTCAGGTGGAAGCTCTTGCGCGTGAAGGAGATGTCTTAATTGGCATATCGACCAGCGGACACAGTAAAAACGTTGTACGCGCACTCAGTCTTGCTCGTAACATGGGATGCAAAACAATAGGTCTGAGTGGTCGCGATGGTGGCGTGATGAATGAATTTTGCGATATTAATATTGTCGTTCCCAGTGACGATACGCCTCGGATTCAAGAGATGCACATTATGATCGGGCATATTTTGTGTCAAGCGGTTGATGACGCTCTAACAGGGAAATAA
- the waaF gene encoding lipopolysaccharide heptosyltransferase II — MRLFIELPTWLGDAIMTTPAIENIIEHYPDADITLFGSFVSTEALKSHPKVSRCIIDESKKAFFRFYWLYTLAHTLGTFDKAISFRSSLTSSFLLWCISAKKKFHYTKNMFTGHQVEKYTQFIAKSLHVKTKPLPLKLYQIPFHFGKPTLGINPGATYGSAKRWYPEEFAKVAIHFADRYDIVIFGGPNEMDIAKEVEEQLKKNKITNVTNKAGKTTIQELIQNIAGLSLFVTNDSGPMHVAAAYQIPTVALFGPTRYKETSPWQNPNSTVLSHDLICAPCMKRECPIKTHECMRGMKAEEVISLLERHQPLDTKYARS; from the coding sequence ATGAGACTTTTTATTGAACTTCCCACATGGCTAGGCGATGCTATCATGACAACGCCTGCCATTGAAAATATCATCGAACACTATCCAGATGCAGATATTACACTGTTTGGCTCATTTGTTTCCACCGAGGCGCTCAAGAGTCATCCAAAAGTTTCGCGTTGCATTATAGATGAGAGTAAAAAAGCATTCTTTCGGTTTTACTGGCTTTACACCCTAGCACATACGTTGGGTACTTTTGATAAAGCGATTAGTTTTAGAAGTTCATTGACATCGTCTTTCTTGTTATGGTGTATTTCTGCAAAAAAGAAATTTCACTATACAAAAAATATGTTTACGGGTCATCAAGTTGAAAAATATACCCAATTTATAGCTAAATCTTTACATGTAAAGACAAAGCCTCTTCCTTTAAAACTTTACCAAATACCTTTTCACTTTGGCAAACCAACACTGGGGATTAATCCAGGGGCAACGTACGGAAGCGCCAAGCGGTGGTATCCTGAAGAGTTCGCAAAAGTAGCTATTCATTTTGCAGATCGCTATGATATTGTCATTTTTGGTGGACCCAATGAAATGGATATTGCAAAAGAAGTTGAAGAGCAGCTCAAAAAAAATAAAATTACCAATGTCACCAACAAAGCTGGCAAAACAACGATTCAAGAGCTAATTCAAAACATTGCAGGACTGAGTCTCTTTGTTACGAATGACAGTGGACCAATGCATGTGGCTGCTGCATATCAGATCCCAACGGTTGCTCTGTTTGGACCAACACGGTATAAAGAGACATCTCCTTGGCAAAATCCAAACAGCACTGTTCTTTCACACGATCTTATCTGTGCGCCTTGCATGAAAAGAGAGTGCCCCATCAAAACACATGAATGTATGAGGGGCATGAAAGCAGAAGAAGTTATTTCCCTGTTAGAGCGTCATCAACCGCTTGACACAAAATATGCCCGATCATAA
- a CDS encoding glycosyltransferase, with protein sequence MKVSAFTFIKNGEILGYPFVESIKSILPIIDEFVVNVGASEDNTLKIIQAIDSPKIRIIESQWNNHMKDRGYVYGQQKMIAQFNCTGDWAFYLEGDEVVHEDDLDKIYECMKKYKDDADVEAIVFDYYHFYGNANSYLWSPAWYRKAPRIIKNSIRSYAPDGLFWLVLDKNKIGRYPKAVECGAKIYHYGWVRSEAQMNLKSEKVQQYWNKGHKTINYADIDGRIIQEFTGTHPKIVQEWLPKEKGVFQADKNHVLTSKEKKHRMMLTLENLFGLELSKKHYKRIK encoded by the coding sequence ATGAAAGTTAGCGCATTTACCTTTATCAAAAATGGCGAGATACTAGGGTACCCTTTTGTAGAATCCATTAAATCTATTTTGCCTATTATCGATGAATTTGTTGTCAATGTTGGAGCAAGTGAAGACAATACGCTCAAAATCATCCAAGCGATTGATAGCCCTAAAATAAGAATTATAGAATCTCAATGGAACAATCACATGAAAGATCGTGGTTATGTTTACGGTCAACAAAAAATGATAGCTCAATTTAATTGCACAGGCGATTGGGCTTTTTACCTTGAAGGTGATGAAGTTGTTCACGAAGATGATTTAGATAAAATTTACGAATGTATGAAAAAATATAAAGATGACGCAGATGTTGAAGCGATCGTTTTTGATTACTATCATTTTTATGGCAATGCCAATAGCTATCTGTGGAGCCCTGCTTGGTACCGAAAAGCTCCTAGAATTATCAAAAATTCAATCCGTAGCTATGCTCCCGATGGGCTTTTTTGGCTTGTTTTAGATAAAAATAAAATAGGCAGATACCCTAAAGCAGTAGAGTGTGGCGCAAAAATATACCATTATGGATGGGTAAGAAGCGAAGCTCAGATGAATCTAAAAAGTGAAAAAGTTCAACAATACTGGAACAAAGGGCATAAGACCATTAACTATGCAGACATTGATGGTCGTATCATCCAAGAATTCACAGGCACGCATCCCAAGATTGTACAAGAGTGGTTGCCTAAAGAAAAAGGTGTTTTTCAAGCAGATAAAAATCATGTTTTGACAAGCAAAGAGAAAAAACACCGAATGATGCTCACGTTAGAAAACTTGTTTGGGTTAGAGCTGAGTAAAAAACACTACAAACGCATCAAATGA